TCGCTGATGCTGGGTTATGGCGCAAAGCCGATCGGTGCGGACGGAAAGATCGACACCGAATCCAAGGAAGCGGTGGAAGCGGCAGCGCTTTACCAACGCCTGATGACCAAGGCAGCACCTCCCGGCGTCTCCGGCTTCAACTGGGCGGAAGCGCAGTCGGCCTTCCTGCAGGGCAAGATCGGCATGTGGTTCGATGGCGTCGGTTTTGCGCCGCCGATCGAGAACCCGGAAAAATCCCGCGTCGTCGGCAAGGTCGGTTACGGCGTCATGCCGAAAGGCCCGGCAGTTCAGGCCGCCGGCACGTTTGGCGATGGTCTCGGCGTCGTCGAAGCCAGCAGCAAGAAGGAAGCCGCTTACCTCTTCTGCCAATGGGCGATCTCGCATGAAATGGGCGCGCGTCTGTTGCAGGCCGGCGCCGGCGTTCCATTCCGCCAGTCCATCCTCGAAGACCAGAAGGTCCGCGAAGGCGTGAAGATGCCGGCCGCCTGGCTGGATGCCGTTGTCGGTTCCGGCAAGGTCTCGCAGCTTGCGCTTCCCGTCATCATTCCGGTGACGGAGTTCCGCGACATCTACGGCGTCGGCCTCACCAACATGATCGGCGGCGCGGACCCGGCGGCTGAACTGAAAAAGGCGACGGAACAGTTCGCACCCGTTCTGGCACGTAGCGAGGGATAATGGCCTCCGTGAGCATCGAAAACACCAAGACAGGCGTCAGTCGTAGAGAAGGGAGCAGGCCGGCAAGGCTTGCTCCCAACTACTGGCCCTTCGTCATGCCGGCACTTATCGTCATTCTGGCTGTCATCGTTTTTCCATGGGTGTTTACCCTGTGGATGAGCGTGCACCGCTGGACGCTCGGACAGGAGCAGAGCTTTATCGGTTTCGAGAACTATATCCGGCTCGCCGGTGATATCAGGTTCTGGGAATCGCTCTGGCATACGCTCATTTATACCGTGCTGTCGGTGGTCGCCCCGCTGTTCCTCGGAACATTGGCGGCACTGGTTTTCGATGCGCAGTTTCCGCTGCGCGGTTTTCTGCGCGGCGTTTTCGTCATGCCGATGATGGCGACCCCGGTCGCCATCGCGCTCGTCTGGACCATGATGTTCCACCCGCAGCTCGGCGTCCTGAACTATCTGCTATCGCTCATCGGCATCGGGCCGCTGGAATGGATCTACAACCAGTCGACCGTCATTCCCTCGCTGGTGCTAGTGGAAACCTGGCAGTGGACGCCGCTCGTCATGCTGA
The Agrobacterium cucumeris DNA segment above includes these coding regions:
- a CDS encoding carbohydrate ABC transporter permease — protein: MASVSIENTKTGVSRREGSRPARLAPNYWPFVMPALIVILAVIVFPWVFTLWMSVHRWTLGQEQSFIGFENYIRLAGDIRFWESLWHTLIYTVLSVVAPLFLGTLAALVFDAQFPLRGFLRGVFVMPMMATPVAIALVWTMMFHPQLGVLNYLLSLIGIGPLEWIYNQSTVIPSLVLVETWQWTPLVMLIVLGGLAAVPREPYESAEIDGANAWQKFRYLTMPMIAPFLMIAVIIRSIDAVKSFDIIYAMTQGGPGTASETINIYLYNTAFSYYDIGYGSAMAVVFFIIIVVLSFVLLMVRQRSQWNEMEDR
- a CDS encoding ABC transporter substrate-binding protein, yielding MTHSLLNPTRRAFLAGTAALGGSAMLGIRPASAAVNWKKHAGTTLEVNLVKSPRSETLIKYLGEFEELTGIKVNAEATPEQQQRQKVVIELSSGKPSFDVVHLSYHVQKRQFEKGKWLADISGFLKDPSLTDPSLVEKDFAEAGMLFAKDSDGVLRSLPFSVDYWIVYWNKELFEAKGLKYPETFEELVTAAEKITDPATNTYGFVARGLKNANTPVWTSLMLGYGAKPIGADGKIDTESKEAVEAAALYQRLMTKAAPPGVSGFNWAEAQSAFLQGKIGMWFDGVGFAPPIENPEKSRVVGKVGYGVMPKGPAVQAAGTFGDGLGVVEASSKKEAAYLFCQWAISHEMGARLLQAGAGVPFRQSILEDQKVREGVKMPAAWLDAVVGSGKVSQLALPVIIPVTEFRDIYGVGLTNMIGGADPAAELKKATEQFAPVLARSEG